A single window of Candidatus Methylomirabilota bacterium DNA harbors:
- a CDS encoding AAA family ATPase, with protein MTTDTSKSAYIHEAQVKNYKSLAQVVVPLRPLSVLVGPNGAGKSNFTDALRFVADSLNGTLSLALKQRGGIGAVRRISSGHPNNFGVRLKLALRDHVFADFSFEITAAAAGNFLVKRERCSVRGLMKHDVYQVENGEFTTPVPGIRAKIEPDRLALTILSAVEEFRPVFDFLSRMRFYSIAPEMIREIQDPDAGDVLRRDGSNAAAVLREMSRKSKDTYDKVCRLLSKVVPGVSAVEYRSLGQKETLTFKQDIGANWPWNFDALNMSDGTLRALGILLAVYQPSVPALVVIEEPEATIHPAAMDVLVQILKDGQHRTQVLVTTHSPDVLDNKAIPEDCILAVENHRGKTLIGTLGRLSRESIRRRLYSAGELMRVGELEVDRAHAEELGEQLDLFGPLNTL; from the coding sequence GTGACAACTGATACCTCGAAATCCGCCTATATCCATGAGGCCCAGGTCAAGAATTACAAGAGCCTGGCTCAAGTGGTAGTGCCCCTACGCCCGCTGTCCGTCCTCGTTGGTCCGAACGGTGCGGGAAAGAGCAACTTTACGGATGCGCTTCGGTTCGTGGCGGACTCGCTCAACGGGACCCTGTCGCTTGCCCTCAAACAGCGCGGAGGCATCGGCGCGGTTCGCCGCATTTCGAGCGGTCATCCGAACAACTTTGGCGTTCGGCTCAAGCTGGCCCTACGTGATCACGTCTTTGCTGACTTCTCTTTCGAGATCACCGCCGCTGCAGCAGGCAACTTCCTCGTAAAGCGAGAGCGCTGCAGTGTTCGCGGGCTCATGAAACACGACGTCTACCAAGTCGAGAACGGGGAATTCACAACCCCGGTGCCTGGCATCAGAGCCAAGATTGAGCCAGATCGTCTTGCTCTCACCATCCTCTCTGCCGTAGAAGAGTTCCGGCCAGTGTTCGACTTCCTCAGTCGGATGCGATTCTACTCAATCGCTCCAGAGATGATCCGCGAGATTCAGGATCCAGATGCGGGAGACGTGCTCCGGCGAGACGGGAGCAATGCAGCCGCAGTGCTTCGGGAAATGAGTAGAAAATCGAAGGACACCTACGACAAAGTCTGCCGTCTTCTGTCAAAGGTAGTCCCCGGTGTGAGCGCCGTTGAATACCGATCGTTGGGACAAAAGGAAACTCTGACCTTCAAGCAGGACATTGGCGCCAATTGGCCTTGGAACTTTGATGCTCTCAACATGTCAGATGGAACGCTTAGGGCACTTGGCATTCTCTTGGCCGTTTATCAGCCTTCTGTGCCAGCCCTGGTCGTTATTGAGGAACCTGAGGCAACCATTCATCCTGCTGCTATGGATGTGCTCGTACAGATCCTCAAAGATGGTCAACATCGCACTCAAGTTCTCGTAACTACACATAGCCCCGATGTCCTAGATAACAAGGCAATCCCGGAGGATTGTATCCTTGCCGTGGAGAACCACCGAGGGAAGACGCTGATTGGAACGCTAGGCCGGCTCTCTCGCGAGAGCATCAGGCGCAGGCTCTACAGCGCTGGCGAGCTAATGAGGGTTGGTGAGTTAGAGGTTGACCGAGCTCACGCCGAGGAGCTAGGAGAGCAGCTCGACCTATTCGGCCCACTTAACACACTGTGA
- a CDS encoding LLM class flavin-dependent oxidoreductase codes for MAKLKVGFIPVEGGHYYKDALEEVVRGEDLGFDSVWMEEHHSVVNHYWPSPLPVLAGFATRTSRVLLGTDILVAPFYHPVRLAEDAALIDVMSGGRFVLGAAIGYKPDEFALYGAELEKRGARFEEQLQIVKGLWTQDGIAFKGRYYQVEGTLEPKPVSKPHPPIWIGGWGDITLKRAATLADNWIPGPTADLPRLLNGKRQFRDNRAAAGLTAPITEWPLTRDVIIADTDKEARELAERHIMVSYRREYAGGWKHPFIDASIATDLDGLMKDRFLIGGPDQVRKALEPFVKEYGLTHLICRLFFPGMPHRHIMRELELIAKEVMPAFQ; via the coding sequence GTGGCCAAGCTCAAGGTCGGTTTCATCCCCGTCGAGGGTGGCCACTACTACAAGGACGCCCTCGAGGAGGTCGTCCGCGGCGAAGACCTCGGGTTCGACTCCGTCTGGATGGAGGAGCACCACTCGGTCGTCAACCACTACTGGCCTTCCCCGCTGCCGGTGCTGGCCGGCTTCGCGACGCGCACCTCGCGCGTCCTCCTCGGCACGGACATCCTGGTGGCGCCCTTCTACCACCCGGTGCGGCTCGCCGAGGACGCGGCGCTGATCGACGTCATGTCGGGCGGCCGCTTCGTGCTGGGCGCGGCCATCGGCTACAAGCCCGACGAGTTCGCCCTGTACGGCGCCGAGCTCGAGAAGCGCGGCGCGCGCTTCGAGGAGCAGCTCCAGATCGTCAAGGGCCTGTGGACCCAGGACGGGATCGCCTTCAAGGGCCGGTACTACCAGGTCGAGGGCACGCTCGAGCCGAAACCCGTCTCGAAGCCCCACCCGCCGATCTGGATCGGGGGCTGGGGCGACATCACGCTCAAGCGCGCGGCCACGCTCGCCGACAACTGGATCCCGGGACCGACCGCCGACCTGCCGCGCCTGCTCAACGGCAAGCGGCAGTTTCGCGACAACCGCGCGGCGGCCGGCCTCACAGCGCCGATCACGGAGTGGCCCCTGACCCGCGACGTCATCATCGCCGACACCGACAAGGAGGCGCGCGAGCTGGCGGAGCGGCACATCATGGTGTCATATCGCAGGGAGTACGCAGGGGGCTGGAAGCATCCCTTCATCGACGCCTCGATCGCGACCGACCTCGACGGGCTCATGAAGGATCGCTTCCTCATCGGCGGGCCGGACCAGGTACGGAAGGCGCTCGAGCCGTTCGTGAAGGAGTACGGCCTGACGCACCTCATCTGCCGGCTCTTCTTCCCCGGCATGCCGCACCGGCACATCATGCGCGAGCTGGAGCTCATCGCCAAAGAGGTCATGCCGGCATTCCAGTAA
- a CDS encoding cupin domain-containing protein: MPIPVMKGYASLKTLPEEKIGDKISRKILVGEKEMVVFWKMKAGARAAMHQHPHEQLFWMLSGKMEFNLAGEKRTCVAGDLGVIPGNTPHEAYFPEDTEVIDVFAPPREDMFTGGDTYLAR, translated from the coding sequence ATGCCGATTCCCGTCATGAAGGGGTATGCCAGCCTCAAGACCCTGCCCGAGGAGAAGATCGGCGACAAGATCAGCCGCAAGATCCTCGTGGGCGAGAAGGAGATGGTGGTCTTCTGGAAGATGAAGGCGGGCGCCCGCGCCGCCATGCACCAGCACCCGCACGAGCAGCTCTTCTGGATGCTCTCGGGGAAGATGGAGTTCAACCTGGCGGGGGAGAAGCGCACGTGTGTCGCGGGCGATCTTGGCGTCATCCCCGGCAACACGCCGCACGAGGCCTACTTCCCGGAGGACACCGAGGTCATCGACGTGTTCGCGCCTCCGCGCGAGGACATGTTCACGGGCGGGGATACATACCTGGCTCGCTAG
- a CDS encoding DUF4276 family protein encodes MIVPIVEGHAERESIPVFVRRLLNDQGVHNIPVRSGFRVHRDKVVKPGELERTVETALSEANARALILILDADDDCPATLGATLLGRGVVSAAGHPLGVVLAKKELEAWFIAGIESLRGQRGIRDDATCPADPESIQGAKGWLTQHMEGGRTYVEVDDQPALITIFDYVTAAPRSRSLRKFLAEVTSLRHALAVEP; translated from the coding sequence GTGATTGTTCCGATCGTCGAGGGGCACGCGGAACGTGAGTCCATCCCCGTTTTTGTCCGGAGACTCCTGAATGACCAAGGAGTCCACAACATCCCAGTTCGTTCAGGATTCCGTGTGCATCGAGACAAAGTCGTTAAACCTGGAGAGCTCGAAAGGACAGTTGAGACAGCGCTGAGCGAGGCAAACGCAAGAGCGCTCATACTCATTCTGGACGCTGATGACGATTGTCCGGCAACCCTCGGCGCGACGCTCCTGGGCCGCGGAGTCGTCAGCGCCGCAGGCCACCCCCTCGGTGTGGTCTTGGCCAAGAAAGAGCTCGAGGCGTGGTTCATAGCCGGCATTGAGTCCCTCCGGGGGCAGCGCGGCATTCGGGACGATGCTACGTGCCCGGCAGATCCCGAGAGCATCCAGGGAGCGAAGGGCTGGCTGACACAGCACATGGAAGGTGGTCGAACCTACGTCGAAGTGGACGATCAACCCGCACTCATTACCATCTTTGACTACGTGACGGCCGCACCCAGATCGCGATCGTTGAGGAAGTTCTTGGCGGAGGTAACGTCACTTCGTCATGCGCTTGCGGTTGAGCCATAG
- a CDS encoding DinB family protein gives MTVRPEQVKAREYLDDKGTHLTAAKVHERVAAGFAALEAFLDGVTEAEAPVRALPGEWSIQEVADHLVETHRPSLEELRDLLAGRRPPGEPIPAGLQSRDPLARPWPELLGELKRLQAEVVAALGAAPDRLNEARAPVVMVINVKEPDGRETPLHWIEELDWKAYAVIFRLHVMDHLGQARKVLRALRG, from the coding sequence GTGACCGTGAGACCTGAGCAGGTCAAGGCGAGGGAGTACCTGGACGACAAGGGCACCCATCTCACGGCGGCCAAAGTTCACGAACGCGTCGCGGCAGGCTTCGCCGCCCTTGAGGCGTTCCTCGACGGGGTGACGGAGGCGGAGGCGCCGGTCCGGGCCCTTCCCGGCGAGTGGAGCATCCAGGAGGTGGCGGATCACCTCGTGGAAACCCATCGGCCGAGCCTCGAGGAGCTCCGCGATCTGCTCGCGGGGAGACGGCCCCCGGGTGAGCCCATCCCGGCGGGGCTTCAGTCTCGCGACCCGCTGGCTCGCCCGTGGCCGGAACTCCTGGGCGAGCTCAAGAGGCTCCAGGCGGAGGTCGTGGCGGCCCTCGGCGCGGCGCCCGACAGACTCAACGAGGCGCGCGCGCCGGTCGTCATGGTCATCAACGTGAAGGAGCCGGACGGTCGCGAGACGCCGTTGCACTGGATCGAAGAGCTCGACTGGAAGGCCTACGCCGTCATCTTCAGGCTCCACGTCATGGACCACCTGGGGCAGGCGCGCAAGGTCCTGCGCGCCTTGCGCGGCTAG
- a CDS encoding M20 family metallopeptidase, producing MARETLDQAKTKVAEAVDRLADDLEKMSHQIHGNPELCFKEEKAAGWLSDFLEKHGARVERGVGGLPTAFRASIEGSGPGPTVAIMAEYDALPNIGHACGHNVIATAGAGAGAAIAAALGKVPFAGRIQVIGTPAEEGGAGKVRLMEAGVFKDVDAAMMIHGRCGTQVWRPSLGIIKVTCEFFGKASHASSWPWRGVNALNAMIQLFVSLDLMRQQIKPDARVHGIITKGGDQANIIPEHTSAEFYLRAPTKDYCKELLRRFEGCTQGAATATGCTAKVTADATIHDPLKANFTMADLFCKNLERIDFPVDPDDGEAGYGSTDCGNVSQAIPTIHPYIRISPDGIPGHSREFAEWAKSPLARIGMVAGAKALALTALDLLARPAELKKAKDEFAKTQG from the coding sequence ATGGCACGTGAGACGCTCGACCAGGCGAAGACCAAGGTCGCGGAGGCGGTGGACCGCCTGGCCGACGACCTCGAAAAGATGTCCCACCAGATCCACGGCAACCCGGAGCTTTGCTTCAAGGAGGAGAAGGCGGCGGGCTGGCTCAGCGACTTCCTCGAGAAGCACGGCGCCCGCGTCGAGCGCGGTGTCGGCGGGCTGCCGACGGCCTTCCGCGCGAGCATCGAGGGTAGCGGGCCGGGGCCGACCGTCGCCATCATGGCGGAGTACGACGCCCTGCCCAACATCGGGCACGCCTGCGGGCACAACGTGATCGCCACCGCGGGCGCCGGCGCGGGCGCGGCCATCGCCGCGGCGCTTGGCAAGGTGCCCTTCGCGGGGCGCATCCAGGTCATCGGGACGCCGGCCGAGGAGGGCGGCGCGGGCAAGGTCAGGCTCATGGAGGCGGGAGTCTTCAAGGACGTGGACGCCGCCATGATGATCCACGGCCGCTGCGGCACGCAGGTGTGGCGGCCGAGCCTCGGCATCATCAAGGTCACGTGCGAGTTCTTCGGCAAGGCCTCGCACGCCTCGTCCTGGCCCTGGCGCGGCGTCAACGCGCTCAACGCCATGATCCAGCTCTTCGTCTCGCTCGATCTGATGCGGCAGCAGATCAAGCCGGACGCGCGCGTGCACGGCATCATCACCAAGGGCGGCGACCAGGCCAATATCATCCCCGAGCACACGTCGGCCGAGTTCTACCTGCGGGCGCCCACCAAGGACTACTGCAAGGAGCTGCTGCGGCGTTTCGAGGGGTGCACCCAGGGCGCGGCAACCGCGACGGGCTGCACGGCCAAGGTCACGGCGGACGCGACCATCCACGACCCGCTTAAGGCAAACTTCACGATGGCGGACCTGTTCTGCAAGAACCTCGAGCGGATCGACTTCCCCGTCGATCCCGACGATGGCGAGGCGGGCTACGGCTCGACGGACTGCGGCAACGTCAGCCAGGCCATCCCGACCATCCATCCGTACATCCGCATCTCGCCCGACGGCATTCCGGGGCACTCACGCGAGTTCGCCGAGTGGGCGAAGTCGCCGCTGGCGCGCATCGGCATGGTCGCAGGAGCGAAGGCGCTGGCGCTGACGGCGCTCGACCTCCTGGCCAGGCCCGCGGAGCTCAAGAAAGCGAAAGACGAGTTCGCGAAGACCCAGGGCTGA
- a CDS encoding FAD-dependent thymidylate synthase: protein METFSPEERAALAPYFTNLDGPVFALVNLPEVVKGALFARYSRSAKSLRRLFLDEFVEQSPVGAAARTVGTARAEQLYERVFSEYGDDSVAQLGGVHLACEGASNILTKVLEWGRLMAYLEQSTRYIPYTDRPGGRWKYHIPAELDGQPLYQRYTEVLDRAFETYARWIDPMREHWTPRFPKPAGDSDVAWRATIRAKALDSLRGLLPAATRSSVGIFGTGQGYEALLLRMRIHPLAEVRDYASLMLVELRKVIPAFLTRVDRPERGGAWSRYLEAARRETADVAGCLLAGLEPEPRDEVTLTDFDPEGEVKVVAAALYSSSRLPDDQLLAVARKLGAEERRQVLEAYVGARANRRHKPGRAFERTAYRFDVLGDYGAFRDLQRHRLLTLEWQPLSMRHGWVVSEEIETVGALPDWRRVMDDAAGLYEALVAAGLPEVAPYAVAMAYRVRFYMELNAREAMHMIELRTTPQGHPAYRRICQAMHRLIAEQAGHRAIAASMSFADLSDAEEGRLASERAAERRRAGGQETA from the coding sequence GTGGAGACGTTCAGCCCCGAGGAGCGGGCCGCGCTCGCGCCCTACTTCACCAATCTCGACGGGCCGGTCTTCGCCCTCGTCAACCTGCCCGAGGTAGTCAAGGGCGCGCTCTTCGCCCGCTACTCGCGCTCGGCCAAGTCGCTCCGCCGCCTTTTCCTCGACGAGTTCGTCGAACAATCGCCCGTCGGCGCCGCTGCGCGAACCGTCGGGACGGCCCGGGCCGAGCAGCTCTACGAGCGGGTCTTCTCCGAGTACGGCGACGACTCGGTGGCGCAGCTGGGCGGCGTACACCTGGCCTGCGAGGGCGCGTCGAACATCCTGACCAAGGTACTCGAATGGGGCCGGCTCATGGCCTACCTCGAGCAGTCCACGCGCTACATCCCCTATACGGACAGGCCGGGCGGGCGCTGGAAGTACCACATCCCGGCCGAGCTCGACGGCCAGCCTCTGTACCAGCGCTACACCGAGGTCCTCGACCGCGCGTTCGAGACGTACGCCCGCTGGATCGACCCGATGCGCGAGCACTGGACGCCGCGCTTCCCGAAGCCCGCCGGAGACAGCGACGTCGCCTGGCGCGCGACCATCCGCGCCAAGGCGCTCGACAGCCTGCGCGGCCTCCTGCCGGCGGCCACGCGCTCGAGCGTCGGCATCTTCGGCACAGGGCAGGGCTACGAGGCGCTGCTGCTCCGCATGCGCATCCACCCGCTGGCTGAGGTGCGCGACTATGCTTCGCTCATGCTGGTGGAGCTCCGGAAGGTCATCCCGGCCTTCCTCACGCGCGTGGACCGGCCCGAGCGCGGCGGGGCCTGGAGTCGCTACCTCGAGGCGGCGCGGCGGGAGACGGCCGACGTTGCCGGATGTCTTCTCGCCGGGCTCGAGCCCGAGCCGCGCGACGAGGTGACGCTGACGGATTTCGATCCCGAGGGCGAGGTCAAGGTCGTGGCGGCGGCGCTGTATTCGTCCTCGCGGCTTCCCGACGACCAGCTGCTGGCGGTGGCGCGCAAGCTCGGGGCCGAGGAGCGGCGCCAGGTGCTTGAGGCCTACGTGGGCGCGCGCGCCAACCGGCGGCACAAGCCGGGCCGCGCCTTCGAGCGCACTGCGTATCGCTTCGACGTGCTCGGCGACTACGGCGCCTTCCGCGATCTCCAGCGCCACCGCCTGCTGACTCTGGAGTGGCAGCCCCTGTCCATGCGCCACGGCTGGGTCGTCTCCGAGGAGATCGAGACGGTCGGGGCGCTCCCGGACTGGCGGCGGGTCATGGACGACGCGGCGGGGCTCTATGAGGCGCTCGTGGCCGCGGGCCTCCCGGAGGTGGCACCGTATGCCGTGGCCATGGCGTACCGCGTGCGCTTCTACATGGAACTCAACGCGCGCGAGGCCATGCACATGATCGAGCTGCGGACGACACCCCAGGGTCACCCGGCGTACAGGCGGATCTGCCAGGCCATGCACCGGCTCATCGCCGAGCAGGCCGGCCACCGCGCCATCGCGGCGTCCATGTCCTTCGCCGATCTTTCGGACGCCGAAGAAGGGCGCCTGGCGTCCGAGCGCGCCGCCGAGCGGAGGCGCGCCGGCGGCCAGGAGACTGCGTGA
- a CDS encoding 4-oxalocrotonate tautomerase family protein yields the protein MPNITVQWYAGRTPQQKREITAAITEAMVRIGKTTPEQVHIVFQDVEKSDWGVNGRLASD from the coding sequence ATGCCCAACATCACCGTGCAGTGGTACGCCGGCCGCACCCCGCAGCAGAAGCGCGAGATCACGGCCGCCATCACCGAAGCGATGGTCAGGATCGGCAAGACCACGCCCGAGCAGGTGCACATCGTCTTCCAGGACGTGGAGAAGTCGGACTGGGGCGTGAACGGGAGATTGGCCTCCGACTAG